gttattcttcatcCAACATTTATCCTTAAGGTCTTAGTAACTATTAACTTCTTACAGATCATGAACCAAAGCAGCAAGGTACAATAGGATGTACCTCTAAGAACATTTCTAGAATGTGTCTCTAGAGAGAGGACTTCATTCCAAACCTCAATCTGAAGCTATTCCCCAtgagaccttggaaaagtcacttaatgtcccTGAATTTCATATTCTATATACctaaaaggaaggggttggaaTACATGGTAGCATTAGGTCCTTTTCTGTCCTATACTAATGAGTCTAAGGGGTCTACCAACAGTTAACAGTGTCCTTCAGAGGCTCCTATTTAGCTCACtgggctggaagagaccttggattcatttttacagataaagataagatagtgatattcagaaaggggaagagatttgcccaagccATGAAGCATTTGTGTGCCAGTCACATTAGTGCTAAGTACCAGGAAtacaaaaagatgaaaacaactctctgccctcagggagctcactatcagatgagggagacaacatgaaaagcactatgtacaaaaaaagatatagatGGTATAAGCTGGAGATAATATCCTAGGCAAGGTACAGATTATTACAGAGGATCAGGAAGATGGCAAATAGCTAAGtcaggatctgaacctaggttttcctgactccaaagctgaTGTTCCTTCCACTAGACTTCACTGCCTTCAAGGTCATGCCTACCCCAAATACTTTGGACTTCATGCTCCCTTACCCAAGGAAGAGGAAGGATTCAAGAGGACCTGCTACATGCAGAACTATAGAAGAATGTGTTAATGCAAAGCTTGAAAGATAAGccagggtgggaggagaggaggggaagtaTGTAAGCCACCTGCCTGTCTCCTCTTGCTGAGGTTGGTTTTAATTAGTAGTTCAACATATAATTAACAGAACTAAGGCTGCCATCCTGATGCTCTAGGGTCCTGGAATTCACAACGGAGCACCTGAATCAAGATCTCAAGGAGGATCTACCTACtacattctcattctctctctctctctctctctctttctctctctctctctctctctctctctctctctctctctctctctctctctctctctctctctctctctctctctcctttctctggcaAAGAGAGGAGGTGCAGGGTGATGAGGTGAAACAGgggttgttcagttgtgtctgattcttcatgacccttttgggggttttcttggcagatactggagtagttgaccacttccttttccttctaattttactGAGGCTGGATGTTTGTAAGTGCCTGAGGCCTGAGCTGACTGCAGGCCccgaactctatccactgccccactcAGTTGCAGGATGAGGCAAGGTTAAGTGAGGACAACATATCTTTACACTTCTGGGTCATCTTGAAAAGTATTGCCTTCAGTTGCAAGCCTTGGACCAGTACCTTGCAATCCCATTAGCTCCCAGTTGTACAGCTCTCTGAGTTTACAAAGTCTTTCCTTCTTCATAGTCATATATTGCTCTtactttacagattaggaaatgggCTCCTCCAACCAGAAAGTAGTATTGCTGGGGCCTGAATCTAGATCTATATATTAAACTAAAGACACTGATTATCTCtagcctcggttttctcatctgtcaagtaGGGATAAAAATCTACCTTATCTACTTCCCAggcttgttgtaaggatcaaatgaaataaggaagAGGGCTTTGAAAAGTTGTGTTTATACAAAGGTTAGGTGTTATTGTTGCTATGGAGTGGGCTTGCAGGACCAGGGCCCCTCCTGGTCCAACAAGAAAGGTCAGCTCTGAACAGGAAGCTTCATCCTTTCCTCTCCTGGGGCATGCCCCAGGGGCTGGGCCAGGCAGTCAACCATCCTGTTTCTAAAAGAGAATACTGGGCAATTGGCAAACAcagatgatgatggtgatgatggtggtggttgtAGTGGTGATGAAGGAAAAATTACTTCCATCATGAAACCACACCCTAGCTTATCTGCAGAACCTCCTGGTAGCTGGAGCCAGATCCGCTGAATTAAAAACATCCCTAATGGGGACTGTTTAGTCCTGCCCCTTCTCAGGACCAGAAAGGCCAGGTACTATCCCCACCTCCTCTTTTCctcaagaaagaaaattgaagttCCAGACACTCTTTGCGAGAAACCTTTCTCAAGGATGGATCAATTATATTAAGGGGGTAGTTACTGtagggaagaggtgagggaaaaagagggaagatTTTTTCCTTACATACCCTGATCCCTCTTGGGGATACCATCATTTGTGCTACTGGGGAATATGTCACAGACCCTCAttccctgcccctccccaccccagcatCTGAAGAGAAAGTTCAGAGGAGCTCTGATGAGAAGAGATTTACCCAAGAGCCTTTGGGGGTAACCCAGATTCTGGTTTCACTTCTCCAAAGTACCaacaagttaaaaacaataaacagttgTGTGGAGCTTTGCATTACAAAAAACAATTTCACAATTTTTGTCCTATTTGAGGTCCCCAACCACCCCACACAATCATGTGAGGGAACCAGGAAttgatattctcattttatagatgaggaaactgaggcagtaagATTGAAGAGATGTTAGTGAACTCTCTTTAGAttcaagcaccaccttctacatgaaaatCTTCCCATTCCCCCTCCTAGTGCCTTCTTGCCCCTCAAATTAActtctattattttgtttttaccacTTATGTATACAGTATGTTTCCCCTAATAGAATGTCAGTTCCTCAAGAACTTCTGCATCCCCAGCATCTGGCACAAAagaggggtttaataaatgctagttgattacCTGCCCACTAGTCTGAGGCTTATCCCATAATACTTTACCATCTACTCCCTTTGATAACATACACTGAGGGCTCTTCCCTCCTACCACACTCTTGGTCCCATGTGAGGTAAGAGGCCACCACCATTCTTGCCCCTCCCAGTAGAAAGGGAGCCGGGACTCAGAAATGCCCAAAGGAAGGTAATCTAAGTCACTGCCTTACCACTGTTATGTCAGGAAATGaaatccatccatccttccatatATGATCCaccctataaaaataaaatcacaccCAGAATGGCAACTCTGGCAGAGAGGCCAGGCctgagaggggaagaggagagagatggacTTGATTCCAGGAACCATAGTGGGCCCCCAGATAATGGGCCTTCCCACATCCTGTTATGTGTCCGTACCCTGTTAACTCTATCACTGACAGTAAAAGGCAAAAGCAATGCCCAAGGTCACTAGGAAGGTGGTTTGGGTGGACCATCCCCCAACCAGGGAATTGGGGAACTGGCCATGGTTATAACAACTACCACTCCTATTTCTCTAGGCCTTTGCAGTTTGCTAACCCCTTTCCTTACAACCAAATAGGGGTTCCAGAGCACAGGTAtagttatccattttacagatgaggaaactggaagaTGTAAGAGAAGCTGTAAAACAACAGGTCCAGAGGCACACAGCTTGTAAATTTAGAGGATTTAAAGCTCAAAGGGAATTTagaaatctagtccaactcctttattttacagataaagaaactgaggctcagagatgagatGGAATTTACAGAATGATGGACTGCAGAATTAGGACTAGCAGGGACATTTAATGCCACtgagtccaatcccttcattttgaagatgaggaaactgaggctgagaaaagttatGAGTTGCCCAGGGTAAGTTGTCcaactagtaagggtctgaggtagGAATTGAACTCGGATCTccatgactccaagtccagtgctctatccacttagccactcGTTGCCTccaacttgcccaaaatcacatgaGTGATAATGgctcacatttatatggcactttgaaCAGTTAACAAAGCACTTGCCTCACAACACTGAGGTAATAGTGCAAATActgtccctattttacatatgaggaaatttgGGTCTTATAAAGTGACTTAAGCAGTGTCTCTCAGgtaataaatgtcaaaaatggGACTAAACCCAGGTCCCCTGATAGCAAAGCCAAGGCTCTTCCCATAAAGCCAAGCAAGAAGCAGCAGAGCCAGCATTCAAATACAGATCATCTGACTCTTTCCTTTACATCGAGATCCCTCTTGAAATAGCCCAAGCTCAAAGCCAAGTCTTCCCAATGGAATGTGCCACCATTTTTCAGCTGGGAAGAACAGCAGTCATGATTTGGAGGAGGGCCCAAGGTCAGACTGGGACTCAACAGGTCCTCTCACTGTCCTTGTTGGGTGCATCTGATGTTCCTCTGTTAGCCACTTCTTCCTCATGAGGATGGTTTGGGCTTCTCTTCAGCTCAGTTGGAGAGGCGCTTGGTTGGAGTTGGGAGACCAGAATTCCTATCCTGGCTCTGATGGTTATTGGCCACGTGGAGGCCACTTCCATCCCTCTAggccttctttgcctcatttgtaTAATGGTGGCCACTTTCACAAGGCTCTGATGAGGAGAGCATTTTGGTAAGCCTAAAGCCTTCTAGAAATAGGAACTCAAGTCATTATTACAGTTCAAGCattgtggggaaactgaggcacaaagaggggCAGGAGATGGCTATGCTGTCCTGTTATTCCCATTCAGGCCCTCAGCTGCTTGGATTAGAAATGAGCTTGAATAGGGTTAGAGCTATATGGGGCCttggggtcatctagtccatttttctttcctctcattccattttacagaaggggaactgaggcccagagatgagaagtgACCAAGGTGACCCAGGCAGTAACAGAGACTGCATCTGAACCCAGGcaccaaattcaaatccagtgctcttcccaCCACCCCATACTGCTGCTGCCGCTCTAACCCTGGTAAAATGGGAAGGACTGCATAAGACAAATGGTGGGGAAGGAGTGGCATTGTCTGAGGGGAAACAGAGGATATCTCCCTCCCTAGAATGCTATCCTCACCTTAATCTGGCCTCACCCACAGCCCTCTTCAAGGTTTCGCTCCCAGGCCCAGTGGTTGATGCTCTCCATTAGTATTACTGGCTCTCCCACACAGCTTCTATTTTGCACTGACTTATTTTAAGCATGTTGTTCCCCTCCCTCTACCCTTCCCTTTAAAGGAAGAGTCTGTTTCAGTtttgctttgtatccccagcacccgcacacagtaggcacttaataaatgcttgttctatTGAACTACATACAAGGTCATACAAGTCCAACTGGGATTCCCTTTGTCTACCCAGGGTCCCAGTTGTTATCTTAGTTAGACTTTAATGGGACAGAATATCTGGGCAACTTCTGGGCCAGGAACCctcaagaggaaaatgaaaacagtCATAGCCCTTAAGACATAACCCAGAGCTGCCTGGGCTTCCTGGAACAGCCTCCCTTCAAGAGCCTTAGCCCTCCAGGTCTGACCAGAGGAGAGACATTCCCAATTCCATCCCTTCCCCAGAAAGGAACTCCAACACATGGGTGACATCATccacagaggcaggatttaaaaataataataattaataaatatgttaaataacatttaaaacaataaatagaaaaataaactgataaataaatcaaagtaCAAAATGTTTCCATactgcaacaacaacaaaaaagacagatggacagacagacaccTAATTGAGTAGCTTCAAATGTGATCATAAATGATCTTTCACAGTTCACAGCTTTGCTCCCTCCTCTCCCAAGTGCCTAGGAAGGAAGATCCTTCTCAGAAGGCTGGCTCCAGGAGACCCCAAACCCAGTAGTAAGTATCTTGGTGAACCCCAGCATGCATCAGGGCACGATGCTTCCTGCCCCAGGACCCTCCAGCAAAGCAGCAGCAAACCCTCTAGAGGGGGAGTTAAGAAAAACGGATCAAGGAACTGGGAGTGGGAACCAATGGCTGAAATCTCCTTGGATGGAgactgaagaagaagaggaggaccATGGGAAGGCACACTCTGGGCCATGATGAGTGGGCCTTTCCCTACAGTGGCAGGTCAGTACTGTTGTGGCGGGTTTTCCGGGAAGTGCCATCATCTCTGGGCAGTGCCCTTTGCAGGCTAGACATTGCTGCGGTCTTTTTAAGGTCAATCACAGCATAGGAATCTGAGCGGCGGGTGGGGTGGGCAGAGGACACTGGGGGACGCTGAGCTGGGGGGCTCTGATGCTCCTTGGGGCGGTCCCCAGCCCAGCCCTTCAGTTCCACCTGAATGTAATTCAGCTGTCGTGGTGGTTCTGGGCCCGGCCGGCGGAAATCAAAGTTGAATACCCGGGGAGAGCCCCGGCGGCGGGACAGTGGCACAGGGAAGTTGATGTGACTTCGGGGGGCAGCCCGAGCATTGATGTAGTTTTGGAGTGGGGTCTCATCCTCATCACCACCATCAGGGTAGCCATTCGAGGAAGGGGTCAGCCCATCCCTGGAGTCCCCATCATCCTCATCTCCTGGCTGATGAGCCTGGCTCTCCCACACAGGTGGCAGTGAGGGCAGATTCTCATAGTGGAGCAGGGCCGCCCGCCGCTGTGAGAAGCCATTCCAGCTCAGCTCCTCTTGGCTCAGTCTCCAGCTTCCCCCACGGGGCAGCCCCCCACCAGTGAGGTTCTCATAGGTACACTTGGGCTGGGCCAGACACTCGGCGGGGCattcgttgttgttgttgtgagcTGGTCCGCCCTGTCGGCCAGAGCAGAGGGGACCCCCACATTCTGGCCCAGGGCTGCCGCAATAACCCTGGCACTTCACCACATGACGAAGACTAGAGCTTGGGTCCAGGACAAACTTCACCTGACCCGGCTGCAGGAACACCTTGGGATCTCGGCTATCTAGGACACAGCTTCGGGCCCTTGAAGGGAAGGCTGCCCGACCCTCAGGCAAGGGCTGGAGGCAGCGCCGGCCCCTTCTGTCTTCCTCATTTCCAGGTGTGTTGACGTAGGTGTGGGACTGTGGAGAAAAAGTAGTTGCATGAAAGCAGGAACAAATCAGAAGAGGCTAAAGGCAAAAAAGAACTTTcccaaagagaaagaactgtgatcCAGCCATGACTGAATCCATAATTTCATCAGGATAGGGAATTCACAGGTAAGGGAGCTCCCTCCACAAATGTAAGATGGCACCCTCTCTTACTCTGTAACATTTCATCTTAGAAAGTTTCCTAGAGTTCTGAGAGCCGAAGTGACTTGACCACAATCACACAGTAATATATGCTGGAGGTGGGATTGACCCCAGATCTACACTGTTCGGGAAGAAGGAGAGGCACCAAAAACCACGGGGTAGAGGGAGGGACTGGGGTCAGAAAGAGAAAGTGATGGCATCTTCTCCAATCCCAAACCCTCCCATAAAGTGTCCTGCCCTTCCCCTCCTGCTGCTGATGACCCCAAAACAGGAGTATAGCCAACCCTCGGCACTCACCTGCTCCTCGGGGGCAATAAGGGCATGGGTGGACTCTTCTCCAAGGGAAGAGTGTCGCAAGCTGCTCATAGAGGCAGGACGAGGGGTGGAATATGATGGACCATCTGCAGGGAAGCTGGGAAAGCCATTGGAGAAGCCAGATACAGTGTAgcccagagctggaaggaggaaGGGGCCATGCCAAGGTTAGAGCTCGGTGCAGCCATGAATCGTTTCCTAGACAAGCAGCCCTCCCTGAGTAAAGAACCACCTCCCACTGCTGGACGTTAGTGTTCCTCACACAGGCTCCAGTCAGTTATTTCAAAGTTGTCAGCTGCTCCCTGATACTCCCACTTTAAGTTCAAGCTCCTCTGCTTCATGCTCAGAGCCCTCCAGCATCCGCTGCACTGCCCCAGCTTGTCAGCTTCTTATTCTTTCTACAAATTATATGATCCAATCAAACTGTAGGACTCCCATCTCCAGAATACTCCTTGAACTTTCCGGTTCCTGTGCCTTTGCTcatgcttcttttccttctccctacaatttcttccccccccccccatatttgcCTGTTGAACTTCCCTCTACTTTTTAAAGCTCCCCCAAGCTCACCTAGTACATGAAGCCCTCTCCAACCAGCCCAGCTCAGAATGATCTTTCTTCTTCATTGCTAAAACAAGGGTCACTAATCCTGCACACACTAGGTACTTTGGGGGTAGGACAAAATCTGCAATTtcattaacaaagaaaaatctcagtgaggaaattccctatAACATCCATCTGTCATGATCTGGCAGCGTTCACATGGTGCTTTGTGGTTTTTAACATCTCCCAAAAGGTAAGCAGAAGAGGATTTGCTATCcacattttaagatgaagaagCAGGCTCATataggttacgtgacttgcccaagatcacactggaaatgtcagaggcagaatatgAACACAGgcctcctaactccaaatccagtactctactCTCTCCACTGTTCCATAGCAGCAGGTGCTTGTTGAATAAAGGGTGAATAAAGATCAGGTATCTTGCCTCTCCAGAAACCCATCCTTGGCAGAGATTACATCTAAGAAAGATGAGGTTGACTGGGACCCAGTT
The window above is part of the Gracilinanus agilis isolate LMUSP501 chromosome 4, AgileGrace, whole genome shotgun sequence genome. Proteins encoded here:
- the FRS3 gene encoding fibroblast growth factor receptor substrate 3, with amino-acid sequence MGSCLGCLYRDSIPNNHPTKFKVINVDDEGMELGSGVMELTQRELVLHLHRRDAVRWPYLCLRRYGFDSNLFSFESGRRCQTGQGIFAFKCSRAEELFNLLQDLMQCNSISVMEEPVVVTRSSHSAEMGLPQTPHAANALGYTVSGFSNGFPSFPADGPSYSTPRPASMSSLRHSSLGEESTHALIAPEEQSHTYVNTPGNEEDRRGRRCLQPLPEGRAAFPSRARSCVLDSRDPKVFLQPGQVKFVLDPSSSLRHVVKCQGYCGSPGPECGGPLCSGRQGGPAHNNNNECPAECLAQPKCTYENLTGGGLPRGGSWRLSQEELSWNGFSQRRAALLHYENLPSLPPVWESQAHQPGDEDDGDSRDGLTPSSNGYPDGGDEDETPLQNYINARAAPRSHINFPVPLSRRRGSPRVFNFDFRRPGPEPPRQLNYIQVELKGWAGDRPKEHQSPPAQRPPVSSAHPTRRSDSYAVIDLKKTAAMSSLQRALPRDDGTSRKTRHNSTDLPL